Below is a window of Clostridium sp. JN-1 DNA.
AGTTCTTAAGACAATTACATAATTTGTCACAGAAGGATATAGGAGATTATATGGGAGTTTCTAAAAATTATATAAGTATGATAGAGAATAGGAAACATCCTTATTCTAAGGAACAGCATGACAAGTATATAAATGCTATTTATGCAGTATCTACAGCAAAGAAAAAACAGAAAGAAGATACTACTGAAATATTAGATGATGTTAAAGAAGTTGAAGAAAATAATAAAGATAAAGAGGTTGAAAATGTTGAAGAAGTTCAAAAATCAGATAAAAAATCAAGCAAAAAAACCACTAAGTAAGGAAGAAAAATTTAATATGATGATGGAACAGTTTAAGAAAAAAAGTCATGAAATAATAAAAGACTCCCAGCATAAAAAACATACAAAATCTGAAGAGAATAGATTAAAACTGAAAATTAATAATGACAGAAAACTTAAAAATGCTAAAAAATATAAATAATATATATTTTTAAGGTGGGTTGGATAATCCGACTACCATTAATGAGTGATAGGAGATGAGTAAATTGGAGATTAAAATTAAGAATTTAAAAATTGAAGGAGTTGAAATAATGGGAAAAATGACATGACTCTAATTCTTCTTAAATGAGAGAATTAGAGTAAAAATTAACATACCCAGTTTGACTAGGTCAGTTAAAAAATAAAAGTCCCAGTGATGGACACGAATTAAAGAATAAAATATAAATACATAGTAAGAAGAGTTAGAGAATGAAGTTATTCCCTAACAATTATGAACAAAAAATATGCAGCAAAATTTCCAGAATGGACAAAAAACAATAAATATAATATGTGTCTTAGTGATGATTTAGATAGTTTATTTAGTACAATTTTATTAAATAAAATATTAGGATATGAAGTAACTCATTTCTATGATTTTAGCAATATTTATAAAGCAATAGACTACAAAGCCAATGACGATGTTATAGCGGTTGATGTTGATACGATATATACAAAATGCTGGTCAAATCACGTTGTACCTTTTGATAATCCAGATAGTGCAAATTTGAATCAAGTTGAGAATATAGACAGATATAACTACTATTCAAAATATGCAGGTTCAACATTGCTTGAAATAATTA
It encodes the following:
- a CDS encoding helix-turn-helix transcriptional regulator, whose translation is MLSAEKMKFLRQLHNLSQKDIGDYMGVSKNYISMIENRKHPYSKEQHDKYINAIYAVSTAKKKQKEDTTEILDDVKEVEENNKDKEVENVEEVQKSDKKSSKKTTK